The Pseudomonas fulva 12-X sequence TCCAGAACCCCTGATTAGCGGGAGCGAGGCCATCATGCGACCGACGAAAATGTTCGTCAATCGTTTTTGTAGTGTTTTTTTAGGAGTACTACATAAGTCTTAGATCGACCGTATGGTCACGTTTTACGGGGCTTTCAGTCGATCACCTCGACCTTCACGCGCATGCTCATGTCGTCGCGGCCTTCGGTCGAGTAGCGGCGCAGAACGCCACTGCGGTCGGCCTGGCTCTGCTCGCTGCTGCCGCCGATGGTGATCCACTCGCCGAGCCTGCCGCTGACCCGGGTGTCGGCCTGCCGTATGTCGATCAAGCCGGGTTGCTGCTGGCTGATCCGGTCACGATTGCTGCTGATGTCCAGGTGCACGATGTCACCGGCCAGGCTGGCGGTGACGTAGAAACCCTGGGTGACGTTGCGGTACTCGGTGTTGTTGTACACCTGGCCGTAAGGGCCGCGGCTGCTGGTGGTCACCGGCACGCTCTGGCCAACCTGGATCAGCGCCGGGTAACCCTCGCTGGTCTGCACCTGCTGCGTGCCGCCGCCACGGCTGTCGGTGCTGCGGCGAATGATGCGCGCCTGGTCGCGACCGTCGACTTCGCCACGGCCGATTTCCACGCGGCCATTGCCGGCGCTGATGCTGCCGTCGACCCCGTAACCCCGATCGTCGCGGTAGGTCGATTCGCTGGTGTCGACGCTGATCAGCAAGCGCCGCGGCTGGGTGTCGAGCTGGCCGAGCAGGGCGCGCACCTCCTCGATCTTCGCCGGCGGCGCATTGACGATCAGCTGGTTGCCGTAGGCGCTTACCCGCCCGTCGTTGCCCAGTGCAGACTGCACCACGGGCAGCAGGTCG is a genomic window containing:
- a CDS encoding secretin N-terminal domain-containing protein; this encodes MKRHLLGAALLALSLSALAATEVIPLNYRTAGDLLPVVQSALGNDGRVSAYGNQLIVNAPPAKIEEVRALLGQLDTQPRRLLISVDTSESTYRDDRGYGVDGSISAGNGRVEIGRGEVDGRDQARIIRRSTDSRGGGTQQVQTSEGYPALIQVGQSVPVTTSSRGPYGQVYNNTEYRNVTQGFYVTASLAGDIVHLDISSNRDRISQQQPGLIDIRQADTRVSGRLGEWITIGGSSEQSQADRSGVLRRYSTEGRDDMSMRVKVEVID